In Aristaeella hokkaidonensis, the following are encoded in one genomic region:
- a CDS encoding PPC domain-containing DNA-binding protein, whose amino-acid sequence MDYRRFGNTYLVRMDVGEEIVEELKSLCRNENIRLAQVDAIGAVRQAVIGVYNLEEQAYHREDLEGLMEIAGLQGSVTRMNGEVYPHLHVTLAGQDNKVHAGHVIGLIVGATCEMFVRVLDGEVSRERDEEIGINIIRF is encoded by the coding sequence ATGGACTACAGGAGATTCGGAAACACTTATCTTGTCCGGATGGACGTTGGAGAGGAAATCGTTGAGGAGCTGAAATCCCTTTGCAGGAATGAGAATATCCGCCTGGCACAGGTGGACGCCATCGGCGCCGTTCGTCAGGCGGTTATCGGTGTATATAATCTGGAAGAACAAGCCTATCACCGGGAAGATCTGGAAGGCCTGATGGAAATTGCCGGCCTCCAGGGCAGCGTCACAAGGATGAATGGAGAAGTTTATCCGCACCTGCACGTGACCCTGGCCGGGCAGGATAACAAAGTACACGCCGGACACGTCATCGGGCTCATCGTCGGTGCCACCTGTGAGATGTTCGTCCGGGTGCTGGATGGAGAGGTCAGCCGGGAACGGGATGAAGAGATCGGCATCAACATCATCCGGTTCTGA
- a CDS encoding glycoside hydrolase family 5 protein: MKMKDFGFYRGVNLGGWFSQCDYSKERLDHFITEKDMDVIAGWGLDHVRIPMDYNVLETAEGGLSEEGFGRIAKAVEWCLKRNLKVVMDLHKTAGYSFDAAHQESGFFGSTAYQERFYKLWEGLAARFNDPENIAFELLNEVTDASVIGEWNRIAAECIRRIRKIAPASLILVGSYWNNSPDAVKDLDLPADNRVIYNFHCYDPLIFTHQGATWIPDPAFDIDRRVAFEEANITPEYFEKQFASAIETAEARGTALYCGEYGVIDRATPEDTVKWFKTINAVFEKYGIARSAWSYREMDFGLSDARMDGVRNELIKYL, from the coding sequence ATGAAGATGAAAGACTTCGGGTTTTACCGGGGCGTGAACCTGGGCGGCTGGTTCTCCCAGTGCGATTATTCCAAAGAACGCCTGGATCACTTTATCACTGAAAAGGATATGGACGTGATTGCCGGATGGGGACTGGACCACGTCCGGATTCCCATGGACTATAACGTGCTGGAAACGGCGGAGGGCGGCCTCAGCGAGGAAGGCTTCGGCCGGATTGCCAAAGCAGTCGAATGGTGCCTGAAGCGGAACCTGAAGGTTGTGATGGACCTGCATAAGACGGCCGGCTATTCTTTTGACGCAGCTCATCAGGAAAGCGGCTTCTTCGGCAGCACGGCGTACCAGGAACGGTTCTACAAGCTGTGGGAAGGACTTGCTGCCCGCTTCAATGATCCGGAAAACATCGCCTTTGAACTGCTGAATGAGGTGACGGATGCTTCCGTGATCGGCGAGTGGAACCGGATCGCGGCAGAGTGCATCCGCCGGATCCGGAAGATTGCGCCTGCCAGCCTGATCCTGGTCGGCAGCTACTGGAACAACAGTCCGGACGCGGTAAAGGACCTGGACCTGCCGGCGGATAACCGGGTGATCTACAACTTCCACTGCTATGATCCGCTGATCTTCACCCACCAGGGAGCAACCTGGATTCCGGATCCGGCCTTCGATATCGACAGGCGGGTGGCTTTTGAGGAAGCAAATATCACCCCGGAATATTTTGAAAAGCAGTTCGCATCCGCCATTGAGACGGCGGAAGCCCGTGGAACGGCCCTGTACTGTGGCGAGTATGGCGTGATCGACCGGGCCACACCGGAAGATACCGTCAAGTGGTTTAAAACCATCAACGCGGTGTTTGAAAAGTACGGAATTGCCCGCAGTGCCTGGTCCTACCGTGAGATGGATTTCGGCCTGAGCGACGCGCGGATGGACGGCGTCCGGAATGAACTGATCAAATACCTGTAA
- the pheA gene encoding prephenate dehydratase: MTIEELRAEIDRIDSDIIRLYGERLETASQIGRYKKEHHLPVSDPARERDVLNKVGEEAGEKNENGVRALFGFLMAQSRTNQLLEGREMSELGQLIRKSLKETPELFPEKATVACQGVEGAYSQQACEKIFRSPSIMYCKTFENVFSAIEKGLCDYGILPIENSLAGSVNSVYDQLISRKCYIVRSARVKIDHTLLVKPGTKLEDIREVWSHEQAIQQCSRLLTENKQWRVNISTNTAAAAQMVAESDRKDVAAISSAHCAPLYGLEILKTDIQNNSNNHTRFICISRKPEIYPGADHTSLMLALPNKPGALYQLLGRFYAEGINLSKLESRPVPGRDFEFMFCFDIDASVYSPAFARLIEELDVTLEKCAYLGSYSELA, translated from the coding sequence ATGACCATCGAAGAACTGAGAGCGGAAATTGACCGGATTGACAGCGATATTATCCGTCTGTACGGCGAACGGCTGGAGACAGCAAGCCAGATCGGCCGCTACAAAAAGGAACATCACCTGCCGGTGTCGGATCCTGCCCGGGAACGGGACGTGCTGAACAAGGTGGGCGAGGAAGCCGGCGAAAAGAACGAGAATGGCGTCCGGGCCTTGTTCGGTTTCCTGATGGCCCAGAGTCGGACCAACCAGCTGCTGGAAGGCCGGGAAATGAGCGAACTGGGTCAACTGATCCGCAAAAGCCTGAAGGAGACGCCGGAACTGTTCCCCGAAAAGGCAACGGTAGCCTGCCAGGGCGTTGAAGGCGCCTATTCCCAGCAAGCCTGCGAGAAGATCTTCCGGTCTCCTTCCATCATGTACTGCAAGACTTTTGAGAACGTCTTTTCAGCCATTGAAAAGGGATTGTGCGACTACGGCATCCTGCCGATTGAAAACAGCCTGGCCGGATCCGTAAACAGCGTATATGACCAGCTGATCAGCCGGAAATGTTATATTGTGCGTTCCGCCCGGGTGAAGATTGACCATACGCTGCTGGTCAAGCCTGGCACGAAGCTGGAGGATATCCGGGAAGTCTGGTCCCATGAGCAGGCGATCCAGCAGTGCTCCAGGCTCCTGACAGAAAACAAGCAGTGGCGGGTGAACATCAGCACCAATACCGCTGCGGCAGCCCAGATGGTGGCGGAGAGCGACCGGAAGGATGTGGCTGCTATTTCCTCCGCACACTGCGCGCCGCTGTACGGCCTGGAGATCCTGAAAACCGATATCCAGAACAACAGCAACAACCATACCCGGTTCATCTGCATCTCCCGGAAACCGGAGATCTATCCCGGCGCGGATCATACCAGCCTGATGCTGGCACTGCCCAACAAGCCCGGTGCACTGTATCAGCTGCTCGGACGGTTCTATGCCGAGGGGATCAACCTGTCCAAACTGGAAAGCCGTCCTGTACCCGGCAGGGACTTTGAATTCATGTTCTGCTTTGATATTGACGCATCCGTATATTCCCCGGCATTTGCCCGACTGATTGAAGAGCTGGACGTAACGCTGGAAAAATGCGCCTACCTGGGCAGCTACTCTGAATTAGCATGA